In one Phyllostomus discolor isolate MPI-MPIP mPhyDis1 chromosome 8, mPhyDis1.pri.v3, whole genome shotgun sequence genomic region, the following are encoded:
- the MAB21L2 gene encoding protein mab-21-like 2, whose protein sequence is MIAAQAKLVYQLNKYYTERCQARKAAIAKTIREVCKVVSDVLKEVEVQEPRFISSLSEIDARYEGLEVISPTEFEVVLYLNQMGVFNFVDDGSLPGCAVLKLSDGRKRSMSLWVEFITASGYLSARKIRSRFQTLVAQAVDKCSYRDVVKMIADTSEVKLRIRERYVVQITPAFKCTGIWPRSAAQWPMPHIPWPGPNRVAEVKAEGFNLLSKECYSLTGKQSSAESDAWVLQFGEAENRLLMGGCRNKCLSVLKTLRDRHLELPGQPLNNYHMKTLLLYECEKHPRETDWDEACLGDRLNGILLQLISCLQCRRCPHYFLPNLDLFQGKPHSALESAAKQTWRLAREILTNPKSLDKL, encoded by the coding sequence ATGATCGCCGCTCAGGCCAAGCTGGTTTACCAGCTCAATAAATACTACACGGAGCGCTGCCAAGCGCGCAAGGCGGCCATCGCCAAGACCATCCGAGAGGTCTGTAAGGTGGTCTCGGACGTGCTAAAGGAGGTGGAGGTGCAGGAGCCTCGCTTCATCAGCTCCCTGAGCGAGATCGATGCCCGCTACGAGGGGCTGGAGGTCATCTCGCCCACAGAATTCGAGGTGGTGCTCTACCTAAACCAAATGGGCGTCTTCAACTTCGTGGACGACGGCTCCCTGCCCGGCTGCGCGGTGCTCAAACTGAGCGATGGTCGGAAGCGGAGCATGTCTCTCTGGGTAGAGTTCATCACAGCGTCCGGCTACCTCTCCGCGCGCAAGATCCGGTCACGTTTCCAGACGCTGGTCGCTCAGGCGGTGGACAAGTGCAGCTACCGGGATGTGGTCAAAATGATCGCGGATACCAGCGAGGTCAAGTTGCGCATCAGGGAGCGCTACGTGGTGCAAATCACCCCGGCGTTCAAGTGCACGGGTATCTGGCCTCGCAGTGCGGCACAGTGGCCTATGCCTCACATCCCCTGGCCCGGCCCCAATCGGGTGGCGGAGGTCAAGGCCGAAGGGTTCAATTTGCTCTCCAAGGAGTGCTACTCGCTGACCGGCAAGCAGAGCTCCGCAGAGAGCGATGCCTGGGTGCTACAGTTCGGGGAGGCTGAGAACCGCCTGCTGATGGGCGGCTGCCGAAACAAGTGTCTGTCGGTGCTGAAGACGCTGCGGGACCGCCACCTGGAGCTGCCTGGCCAGCCGCTCAATAACTACCACATGAAGACGCTGCTGCTGTACGAGTGCGAGAAACACCCGCGGGAAACGGACTGGGACGAGGCGTGCCTGGGCGACAGGCTCAATGGCATCCTGCTGCAGCTCATCTCCTGCCTGCAGTGTCGCCGCTGCCCCCACTACTTTCTGCCCAACCTCGACCTTTTCCAGGGCAAGCCCCATTCGGCCCTGGAGAGTGCTGCCAAGCAGACCTGGAGGTTGGCCAGGGAAATTCTCACCAATCCCAAAAGCCTGGACAAACTATAG